A window from Chiroxiphia lanceolata isolate bChiLan1 chromosome 3, bChiLan1.pri, whole genome shotgun sequence encodes these proteins:
- the GPR6 gene encoding G-protein coupled receptor 6: protein MSAPPAPPPPRQPRRPAAVAPALRLGPRTAPAARAPMEAAAALNESGAAAPRLPAGGGNASLELSSRPPAPAALNPWDVMLCVSGTAIACENALVVAIICYSPALRTPMFVLVGSLATADLLAGLGLILNFVFQYVIRSETISLLTVGFLVASFAASVSSLLAITVDRYLSLYNALTYYSERTVLCIHTMLASAWGVSLCLGLLPVLGWNCLHDRAACSVVRPLTKSNVTLLSASFFLIFLIMLHLYIEICKIVCRHAHQIALQQHFLTASHYVATKKGVATLAIILGTFGASWLPFAIYCVVGDPDYPSVYTYATLLPATYNSMINPIIYAYRNQEIQRSMWVLLCGCFQTKVSFRSRSPSDV, encoded by the coding sequence ATGAGCGCCCCGCCAGCCCCACCGCCGCCCCGCCAGCCCCGCCGCCCTGCCGCCGTCGCCCCCGCGCTCCGCCTCGGCCCCCGCACAGCCCCAGCCGCCCGGGCGCCGATGGAGGCGGCGGCAGCGCTGAACGAGAGCGGAGCGGCAGCCCCCCGGCTGCCGGCCGGCGGCGGCAACGCCTCGCTGGAGCTCTCGTCGCGaccccccgcgcccgccgccctcAACCCCTGGGATGTGATGCTCTGCGTGTCCGGCACCGCCATCGCCTGCGAGAACGCCCTGGTGGTTGCCATCATCTGCTACTCGCCCGCCCTGCGCACCCCCATGTTCGTGCTGGTGGGCAGCCTGGCCACGGCTGACCTCCTGGCCGGTCTCGGCCTCATCCTCAACTTCGTTTTCCAGTACGTGATCCGCTCGGAGACGATCAGCCTGCTGACGGTGGGCTTCCTCGTGGCCTCCTTCGCCGCCTCCGTGAGTAGCTTGCTGGCTATCACGGTCGATCGCTACCTCTCCCTCTACAATGCCCTCACCTACTACTCGGAGAGGACGGTGCTCTGCATTCACACCATGCTGGCGAGTGCCTGGGGGGTCTCCCtctgcctggggctgctgcccGTCCTGGGCTGGAACTGCCTCCACGACCGTGCCGCCTGCAGCGTCGTCAGACCCTTGACCAAGAGTAACGTGACGCTGCTGTCtgcctctttctttctcattttcctcatCATGCTCCATCTCTACATCGAGATCTGCAAGATCGTCTGCAGGCATGCCCACCAGATagctctccagcagcacttTCTGACTGCTTCCCACTATGTCGCCACCAAAAAAGGAGTCGCTACCCTGGCTATAATCCTCGGGACTTTCGGAGCCAGCTGGCTGCCTTTTGCCATCTACTGCGTGGTGGGGGATCCTGACTACCCTTCTGTGTACACGTATGCCACGCTTCTACCCGCTACCTACAATTCCATGATCAACCCCATCATTTATGCCTACAGAAACCAGGAAATCCAGAGATCCATGTGGGTGCTCCTCTGCGGCTGCTTTCAGACTAAAGTGTCCTTTCGTTCTCGGTCCCCCAGCGATGTCTGA